Within Lactobacillus amylovorus DSM 20531, the genomic segment CCGTAAAGGTATCAAAGACCTGACTTTTGGCTTCATCTTTTAACTTTTGCAAATCACCGTAGAACTCTAGCAGATCTTCATCCCATTTACTCGACTTGCGGTATATACCATTAAAAGTACACAAACGCAGCAAATCTCTTTGCTCATCATATGGTTTATCCTCATCCAAGGCTGCCAAGAAATTCTGTAAGTTTTGATCAAACAAACTGAAGTCTTCTCTGACTTTTTTTAGTTCCTTGGTTTCAAAGATAGTCTCTTCTAAGCGCTCATTGATTTTATTTTCTAGGCCCTTAAAACTATCTAATAAGTATGGCTTAATTTGGTTTTGCCATAAATTAGACTGAGTAATCTCAGCTCCAGTTTCATACACCTCTGGCAATTGCATTAACCAGGCATGATATTCTGGCTTAGCCATCGCATAGTTATACAAATCTAATAACAAATCTCGCGGACTGTCAGCATCCCGGTCACCAGCAAAATTATCATAAAAACGTCTAAAGTCAGAATCCTTATTAGTTAAAAATTCACCTTCAACTTCTCGCAAAGCACGTTCTTTTAATAAAGCTGCCTGCGTTTCGTCGGTTAGAATCTGAAAACTAGGATCTAAATCTACTGAATAATAGAAACGATGAATTACTTCAAGACAAAAAGCATCAATAGTTGAGATATTGGCAGTATCCACTTGATTCAGTTGTTCTCGCAAGTATCTCCGATTGACGCCTGGCTTAGCCATTTCTTGCGTCAAGGCATTCTTTATTCTCGTTTTCATTTCTTCTGCAGCTGCTTTAGTAAATGTCACAACCAACAGTTCACTTACTTGCGTTCCTGCCAAAATTTCTCTCAAAACCCGTTCAACCAAGACTGTAGTTTTACCACTACCAGCCGAAGCTGAAACTAAAATATCGTGTCCACGATCATTGATCGCTTTTTCTTGCTCTTTAGTAAATTGTGGCAAAATTAGTCCTCTCTTCCTAATCTTTCTTTGATTTTAGCTAACAGATCTTTTTTCTTCATATTACTGATTTCATGGTATTGATTTTGTCTAAGCATCGCATCAAAGAAGAAGATATCCTTGAAGTCTGAATAAGTTAGAGCATTTTGTGACTTACCATATTTATATGGATTCAAACTAATCTTACCGGACAGAATCTGACTTGATGCTTTCTTGATCAAATATTCATCATACTCTAACAACAATTCAATTTCTTCTTCACTGAAACTACGATTGGCAGGCAAACTAAATCCACCTTTAGCTTTAGTTTTAACACCAGTATAAAGCTCTGAAACCTGCTTAGTGCTTCCTTCTAGTAACGGTTCAGCTTCCGTTAAAATATCCGGGTCGTTACTGATGATGCCATTGTACATCAATTTAGGCTTGCTATCAGTTGCAGCTTGACGAAGATTCATAGAACTATCGATCAGCTTATTGCTGTTCAGTCTCTCTAACTGTCTAGTAACTGTTTGATAAAATGCACCTAATAACGACAATTGATCGCTTCCGGCAAAAAATTGATTATTATTAGCTAAAACATCTAGATATGAAACCATCTGTAAGGCGATGCCATTGTAAAACATACCTAAATCAAACTTTTTAGCTGATGACTTGTAGTCAATAACCTGTGCTAATACTTGATCCTTGTCGGCAAAGTTAGCCAAATCTACCCGGTCCATTTTTCCGCGTAAATCAACATGGTGATTGCCTGATAAATCAGGGACTGCAAAACTAAGACCTTTAAGACGTTCTCCTACCCCAAAACTTAATTCAGAGTACTTAGCTCTAAGTGGCGTTTTAGTTAGTGACTTGCGCCAATTGTGAGCTACTTTCGAGGTTGTATGATCCAGACATTTGAACAAATACTGATTAAACGGATCATTCATTAACTGGGCATATTTTCCTTCATCCTTCATGACTTCTCTCACAGAATTAAGCATACTTTCTAGCTCAGTACTATTAAGATCAGCCAAATCAAGGTGACGCTTATTAAGTTGCTTTACTAAACGGTCAAAGGTTTCATGGAAGTAATTGCCCGCTTGAATTACATCAAATTCATTTTCAAACCGGCGTCGTAATCTTAAACCATAAGTTAAGAAATATTCATAGGAATTTTTATAAAAAGTTTCTAGTTGAGAAACTGATGCGTTTAGATTTTCACCATATAACTTAGTAGCTAGTTCTTCACCAATATCCTCTGGTTGATTATCAAATTGACTAGCACCTAAAACAGAATCCGTTTTCTGTGGCAATACTTTTTGAGTCAGCTGAAGCAATTTAGTAATCGCTGACGACTTAGCTAATGAGTTCATATAAGCCAAATAACCTAAACTGGCATCTGCATTTGTAATAAATGACAAGAGATCCTGCATTTTTTCTGGCAAATCATGCTGCTCAAATTCACGAGCACCATAGTCGCTTAAGCGTTGATAATAGATAGAAGAATTTAGCGTCTCATTTGATGCATTTAAGACAGGATATGACACATACACACGGTCTTGAGCTAAGGCCAGTGATAAACCAAATTGGTAGTTTTGATCCAAATTATTTAATTGTTGATTATCTTCCAAATATGAATCTGAACTAAAACTATCCTGCAATTGAGCTAAGTTTTCAGTGGTTAAAAAGCCTGGCATCTTTTGAATAGCTGGCAAATTACCGCTAGTTGCACCAATAATGAAGACCTGCTTATAGCCACTAGTCTGAACCATTCCGATTTCAGATAAGTTAACTGCATCAAGCGTGGATGGAATTTGCGAGAAGTTAGCCTCCTTAAAGGCATTAATCAACATATTGAAAAATTCATCCATATTAAATTCTTCAGGATTAATCATTAAATAGTCACTAAGCAATTGAATCAACAAATCCCACAATTGCTCTGGCTGTTGTGCTTGTTGCAAGTCTCCAGCATTATTAGCGTCATCACGCCATTTTTCTAGTCTAGCGGCAATTCCATTTTCGGTTAAAAAGTCAAAAAAGATCGTTAATGCCTTTTGACTATCTTTCTCTTGTGCTAATTTTTCAAATAAATTAGTTACTTTATCAACCAGATAACCACGCAAGCGATCAATCTTAGCAACTTCTTCATCCATCTTATCCAGACGAATGACTTCCGCATTCACAAAGTCAGAAAACTTTTTACGCCACAAACCGTGATT encodes:
- a CDS encoding PD-(D/E)XK nuclease family protein yields the protein MIKILTGRQTDPLQEKILEEAVRNYQQHPEHKTFIIVPNHIKFTTEVRAINKLAISKNQSETAVKNLHVLSFSRLAWFFLKDAEQGLPTQLDDAASAMLLTHIVEQEKDKLTIFENSNTGLINQLYSTILQIYDGNVNLEDIDEDSLDQETKSKVHDLRIIYDAFIKEIAGKFSTKNEVQVQLNEILAKNKNLGNTSFYFCDFSHFSLQETLTIKLLMRKAKNVVLAFKTRLGDINPQAEEGDYDYVIQQTISRFTSFLQERKMEYTVNSFPLSPKPTKREILNSLWTEAISKTDDLNQVQLVKADSRYAEAYFVARTIYQQVALNNYRYHDFLILAPDLKEYETYLTPILRQNKIPFFNDLQQEMKYHPLVVLIENLFNLHDLKGNPFTTSSMLAILKTHLLIPSWYKEEAEYIHDVDELENFVLAHGINHGLWRKKFSDFVNAEVIRLDKMDEEVAKIDRLRGYLVDKVTNLFEKLAQEKDSQKALTIFFDFLTENGIAARLEKWRDDANNAGDLQQAQQPEQLWDLLIQLLSDYLMINPEEFNMDEFFNMLINAFKEANFSQIPSTLDAVNLSEIGMVQTSGYKQVFIIGATSGNLPAIQKMPGFLTTENLAQLQDSFSSDSYLEDNQQLNNLDQNYQFGLSLALAQDRVYVSYPVLNASNETLNSSIYYQRLSDYGAREFEQHDLPEKMQDLLSFITNADASLGYLAYMNSLAKSSAITKLLQLTQKVLPQKTDSVLGASQFDNQPEDIGEELATKLYGENLNASVSQLETFYKNSYEYFLTYGLRLRRRFENEFDVIQAGNYFHETFDRLVKQLNKRHLDLADLNSTELESMLNSVREVMKDEGKYAQLMNDPFNQYLFKCLDHTTSKVAHNWRKSLTKTPLRAKYSELSFGVGERLKGLSFAVPDLSGNHHVDLRGKMDRVDLANFADKDQVLAQVIDYKSSAKKFDLGMFYNGIALQMVSYLDVLANNNQFFAGSDQLSLLGAFYQTVTRQLERLNSNKLIDSSMNLRQAATDSKPKLMYNGIISNDPDILTEAEPLLEGSTKQVSELYTGVKTKAKGGFSLPANRSFSEEEIELLLEYDEYLIKKASSQILSGKISLNPYKYGKSQNALTYSDFKDIFFFDAMLRQNQYHEISNMKKKDLLAKIKERLGRED